Genomic segment of Synergistaceae bacterium:
ATCGAGCCAAGCATGTCGTGGGTCACGCTTGGCGTGCTGATCCCGCTAACGACTCCCAACAGGGTGTTTACGGAGTTTAGGAAAGAGCCCAATAAAATGTTACCTATCTCGCCCAACGCGCTATCTATCATCTCTTCAGACATGGAGGAGAATTCCATCTGCATTCCAAACTGTTTCAACACGAGCAGCGTCACCAGTTTGTCGACATCCTTTTCTTTGATCAGGAGCATGAAGTTCATGGACGCATCGTTGTCGGATGCCGCGAATACGGCGGTATAACTCGCGTCGGGATTATCGTAGTAGCTGTTCAGTTCGTATATCGATACGAGCTCCGCCCTGGGAACATCAATCTCTACCAAGCATCCTAACATGGCGGACAGCGCAGTCGCAGCATGCCCCGCGCCAATATTACCGATTTCCCGGATCGCGTCGAGGTGCATCTGATTCATCGATTTGAGGTCAAGCATAATTATCCTCCCAACCTTCCTGAGAACTTGTTGCGTCGATTATATTACTCCTACAATTTTCACATATAGTCTAGCATATTATATGCAGAAATAGA
This window contains:
- a CDS encoding chemotaxis protein CheC; the protein is MLDLKSMNQMHLDAIREIGNIGAGHAATALSAMLGCLVEIDVPRAELVSIYELNSYYDNPDASYTAVFAASDNDASMNFMLLIKEKDVDKLVTLLVLKQFGMQMEFSSMSEEMIDSALGEIGNILLGSFLNSVNTLLGVVSGISTPSVTHDMLGSILSVVSAMFGQYGDIALVTQSSLNVMPEGRTQSDPLDAHILLASEPAALEALLRKLGICV